One genomic window of Streptomyces sp. NBC_01498 includes the following:
- a CDS encoding alpha/beta fold hydrolase, whose product MGSATSGDGTLIAYRRTGGDGPPVIMVGGAFSTAETEAPLASLLAPRFSVVTYDRRGRGGSGDRAPYAVEHEIADLAALLEEVGGSACVYGTSSGAALALEAAATGLPITQLAVYEPPYEAGAAVSTARAGYPARLGDLLARGLRDEAVELSLAMVGTTPDEVARMRGAAMWQGLTALAHTLVYDHAVVGPGPVPVERLARITARAMVVEGGASPPPTRAAARAVADALPRGRQRTLTGQVHTVAPHVLAPVLAEFFAEAA is encoded by the coding sequence GTGGGAAGTGCGACGTCGGGTGACGGCACCCTCATCGCGTACCGGCGGACGGGCGGCGACGGGCCCCCGGTGATCATGGTGGGCGGCGCGTTCAGCACGGCGGAGACGGAGGCGCCGCTGGCGTCGCTCCTCGCACCGCGCTTCAGCGTCGTGACGTACGACCGGCGCGGGCGCGGGGGCAGCGGCGACAGGGCGCCGTACGCGGTGGAGCACGAGATCGCGGATCTCGCCGCCCTCCTTGAGGAGGTGGGCGGCAGCGCGTGTGTGTACGGAACGTCCTCGGGAGCCGCGCTGGCACTGGAGGCGGCGGCGACGGGGCTGCCGATCACCCAACTCGCCGTGTACGAGCCTCCGTACGAGGCCGGTGCGGCGGTCTCGACGGCGCGGGCGGGCTATCCGGCGCGGCTCGGCGATCTGCTGGCGCGCGGGCTGCGGGACGAGGCGGTCGAACTGTCCCTGGCCATGGTCGGGACAACGCCCGACGAGGTGGCCAGGATGCGTGGGGCGGCGATGTGGCAGGGCCTGACGGCACTGGCGCACACCCTGGTCTACGACCACGCGGTGGTGGGCCCCGGGCCGGTGCCGGTGGAACGGCTCGCGCGGATCACGGCGCGGGCGATGGTCGTGGAGGGGGGCGCGAGTCCGCCGCCGACCCGGGCGGCGGCGCGGGCGGTGGCGGACGCGCTGCCGCGCGGGCGGCAGCGCACCCTGACGGGGCAGGTGCACACCGTGGCCCCGCACGTACTGGCGCCGGTCCTCGCGGAGTTCTTCGCCGAAGCGGCGTGA
- a CDS encoding beta-galactosidase, with translation MTPVPAPRRRTVLGGAALGTLAGAGLSALDAHAATAAPAAPAGTAPAGPVSYRNKQLLVAGKPALVLAGEIHYFRLKKADWQSRLDKAKAAGLNTIASYIPWMWHELPDGTIDVTGRSRPERDLGAFIDLCHRNGFLFVARPGPFTMAELKGEGVPERVRKDHPEIISTGWNDAPATTPTVDYLAPAFLKEARRWYAAVMPVLAKRLHGAGGPVVSVQLDNEIGMLAWVSNSPDLTDHVTADFDGWLREEYGNGLGDRYPFAGEDLAGRRKAIRNPKDAYGAALMHDLGRFMRGRFARYVAELRSAAEEYGVTGVPFVINIHGTSDSRAEPFPIGISQLMETYGGVEGMISGADFYLGDLTLRNVTDLYLVNAFMDAVNDKDQPVTAQEFDAGHADYGQNLDSQTSPSGVDLKTRLCVAQGAKMINYYLFAGGFNPKLDRPTGDGNDRIGITGERHGFAAPVDPEGRPGVSYAPTRRTVRAMGGLADVLAPMRTTYDDVALGFVPDHYLTEYHPPELESVQRVLDEAVNTRGAGPRGSLARAMLLGGFRYRAVNLQAGDLDPEAVPVLALATGEHLGAELQRRLVRYVEAGGRLLLSGRLPVKDMADKRCTVLADALGLTAGSTLTDANRFWLSVTAHGWAAPLPEVRLSRAQLCEAARGTTVLRELTTGKGCGFDIPLGRGRAVVITTDYQCDLTFWNRAFRALDAAPALRHSATGPGVFLLTTADGERGRLLHAFNVSSGYDQDFTVTEHGKPLFGGEKLRLPGSTAAILPLGLNAGGLRLAYATAELTGVADGTATFRALGGPGAESVVAVEGRARCDGARVSTEGGRTVLRVRRTEFTVRRA, from the coding sequence ATGACGCCTGTTCCCGCCCCCCGCCGCCGCACCGTCCTGGGCGGAGCCGCCCTCGGCACGCTCGCCGGCGCGGGCCTGTCCGCCCTCGACGCCCACGCCGCGACAGCCGCCCCGGCGGCGCCCGCCGGTACCGCCCCGGCCGGCCCGGTGTCGTACCGGAACAAGCAGCTTCTCGTCGCCGGCAAGCCCGCGCTCGTACTCGCCGGGGAGATCCACTACTTCCGCCTGAAGAAGGCCGACTGGCAGTCCAGGCTCGACAAGGCCAAGGCCGCCGGGCTCAACACCATCGCCTCCTACATCCCGTGGATGTGGCACGAACTGCCCGACGGCACCATCGACGTCACCGGCCGCAGCCGCCCCGAGCGCGACCTCGGTGCCTTCATCGACCTCTGCCACCGCAACGGCTTCCTCTTCGTCGCCCGCCCCGGCCCCTTCACCATGGCCGAACTGAAGGGCGAGGGTGTCCCCGAGCGGGTGCGGAAGGACCACCCCGAGATCATCTCCACCGGCTGGAACGACGCGCCCGCCACCACGCCCACCGTCGACTACCTCGCGCCCGCCTTCCTCAAAGAGGCGCGCCGCTGGTACGCGGCGGTCATGCCGGTCCTCGCGAAGCGGCTGCACGGCGCCGGGGGCCCCGTCGTCTCCGTACAGCTCGACAACGAGATCGGCATGCTGGCCTGGGTCAGCAACTCGCCCGACCTCACCGACCATGTGACGGCCGACTTCGACGGCTGGCTGCGCGAGGAGTACGGCAACGGGCTCGGCGACCGCTACCCCTTCGCGGGCGAGGACCTGGCCGGGCGCCGCAAGGCGATCCGCAACCCGAAGGACGCGTACGGCGCGGCCCTGATGCACGACCTGGGCCGCTTCATGCGGGGCCGTTTCGCCCGTTACGTCGCCGAACTGCGGTCCGCCGCCGAGGAGTACGGGGTCACCGGCGTCCCGTTCGTGATCAACATCCACGGCACCTCCGACAGCCGCGCCGAGCCCTTCCCCATCGGTATCAGCCAACTGATGGAGACCTACGGGGGTGTCGAGGGGATGATCTCCGGTGCGGACTTCTACCTCGGCGATCTGACGCTGCGGAACGTCACCGACCTGTATCTCGTCAACGCCTTCATGGACGCGGTCAACGACAAGGACCAGCCGGTCACGGCGCAGGAGTTCGACGCCGGGCACGCCGACTACGGGCAGAACCTGGACAGCCAGACCAGCCCCTCGGGCGTCGACCTCAAGACCCGTCTCTGTGTCGCGCAGGGCGCGAAAATGATCAACTACTACCTGTTCGCGGGCGGGTTCAACCCCAAGCTCGACAGGCCGACGGGCGACGGGAACGACCGGATCGGCATCACGGGCGAGCGGCACGGCTTCGCCGCCCCCGTCGATCCGGAGGGCCGCCCGGGGGTCAGCTACGCGCCGACGCGGCGGACAGTACGCGCGATGGGCGGCCTGGCCGACGTCCTCGCGCCGATGCGGACGACGTACGACGACGTGGCGCTCGGTTTCGTCCCCGATCACTATCTGACCGAATACCACCCGCCGGAGCTCGAATCCGTCCAGCGCGTGCTGGACGAGGCGGTGAACACGCGCGGCGCGGGGCCGCGCGGCTCGCTGGCGCGCGCGATGCTGCTCGGCGGTTTCCGCTACCGGGCCGTCAACCTCCAGGCGGGCGACCTGGACCCGGAGGCCGTACCGGTCCTCGCACTGGCCACCGGCGAGCATCTGGGGGCCGAACTCCAGCGGCGTCTCGTCCGTTACGTCGAGGCCGGCGGCAGACTGCTGCTGTCCGGGCGGCTGCCGGTCAAGGACATGGCCGACAAGCGCTGCACGGTGCTCGCGGACGCCCTGGGCCTCACCGCCGGCTCCACGCTCACCGACGCGAACCGCTTCTGGCTGTCGGTCACCGCCCACGGCTGGGCGGCGCCGCTTCCCGAAGTACGGCTCTCACGCGCCCAGTTGTGCGAGGCGGCCCGGGGGACGACGGTGCTGCGCGAACTGACCACCGGCAAGGGCTGCGGCTTCGACATCCCCCTCGGGCGGGGCCGCGCCGTGGTCATCACCACCGACTACCAGTGCGACCTGACCTTCTGGAACCGCGCCTTCCGGGCCCTGGACGCCGCCCCCGCCCTCCGGCACAGCGCGACCGGCCCCGGCGTCTTCCTGCTGACAACGGCGGACGGCGAGCGCGGACGGCTGCTGCACGCCTTCAACGTCTCCTCCGGTTACGACCAGGACTTCACCGTCACGGAGCACGGCAAGCCCCTCTTCGGCGGCGAGAAGCTGCGCCTTCCCGGCAGTACGGCGGCGATCCTGCCGCTCGGGCTGAACGCGGGCGGTCTGCGCCTCGCCTACGCCACGGCGGAACTCACCGGCGTCGCCGACGGGACGGCGACGTTCCGGGCGCTCGGCGGTCCGGGCGCGGAGTCGGTCGTCGCGGTGGAGGGGAGGGCGCGGTGCGACGGCGCCCGTGTCTCGACCGAGGGCGGCCGGACCGTACTGCGGGTACGGCGGACGGAGTTCACCGTGCGCCGCGCCTGA
- the mnmA gene encoding tRNA 2-thiouridine(34) synthase MnmA produces the protein MTQTPQRPLRVLAAMSGGVDSAVAAARAAEAGHDVTGVHLALSANPQSFRTGARGCCTIEDSRDARRAADVIGIPFYVWDLAERFREDVVENFVAEYEAGRTPNPCLRCNEKIKFAALLDKALALGFDAVCTGHYATVVTTADGTRELHRASDMAKDQSYVLGVLDERQLAHAMFPLGDTLTTKDEIRAEAERRGLAVAKKPDSHDICFIADGDTQGFLAARLGSAEGDILDESGARVGTHDGAHGFTIGQRKGLRIGHPAPDGKPRYVLDISPVDNTVTVGPAAALDVTALTAIRPRWCGGAAPAGAAAYTAQLRAHGDETPVTAELVDGTLHVDFTEPVRGVAPGQAIVLYDGTRVVGSATIATTRRRTEALTG, from the coding sequence ATGACTCAGACACCCCAGCGCCCCCTCCGCGTCCTCGCCGCCATGTCCGGCGGTGTGGACTCCGCCGTCGCCGCCGCCCGCGCCGCCGAAGCCGGTCACGACGTCACCGGCGTCCACCTGGCGCTCTCCGCGAACCCGCAGTCGTTCCGCACGGGCGCGCGGGGCTGCTGCACCATCGAGGACTCGCGCGACGCGCGCCGGGCCGCCGACGTCATCGGCATCCCCTTCTACGTATGGGACCTCGCCGAGCGCTTCCGTGAGGATGTCGTCGAGAACTTCGTCGCCGAGTACGAGGCCGGGCGCACCCCCAACCCGTGTCTGCGGTGCAACGAGAAGATCAAGTTCGCGGCGCTGCTCGACAAGGCCCTCGCGCTGGGCTTCGACGCCGTCTGCACGGGCCACTACGCGACGGTCGTCACCACCGCCGACGGGACCCGTGAACTGCACCGGGCGAGCGACATGGCCAAGGACCAGTCGTATGTCCTCGGGGTGCTGGACGAGCGCCAGTTGGCGCATGCGATGTTCCCCCTGGGCGACACCCTCACCACGAAGGACGAGATCCGCGCGGAGGCGGAGCGGCGCGGTCTGGCCGTCGCGAAGAAGCCCGACAGCCACGACATCTGCTTCATCGCGGACGGCGACACCCAGGGCTTCCTCGCGGCCCGGCTCGGCAGCGCCGAGGGGGACATCCTGGACGAGTCCGGTGCCCGGGTCGGCACGCACGACGGGGCGCACGGCTTCACCATCGGGCAGCGCAAGGGCCTGCGGATCGGCCACCCGGCGCCGGACGGCAAGCCGCGCTACGTGCTGGACATCTCGCCCGTCGACAACACCGTGACGGTCGGCCCCGCCGCCGCCCTCGACGTGACCGCCCTGACGGCCATCAGGCCCCGCTGGTGCGGCGGTGCGGCTCCGGCGGGGGCCGCCGCGTACACGGCCCAGCTGCGCGCCCACGGCGACGAGACACCCGTGACCGCCGAACTGGTCGACGGGACGCTGCACGTCGACTTCACGGAGCCGGTACGGGGCGTGGCGCCCGGCCAGGCGATCGTGCTGTACGACGGCACCCGCGTGGTCGGCTCGGCGACGATCGCGACGACGCGCAGGCGAACGGAAGCCTTGACCGGTTGA
- a CDS encoding N-acetylmuramoyl-L-alanine amidase yields MGKRRRGSVSGGPTGAGSGAGGGGGTAPGGEGPRIGRRALLIGGAAAVVGGGTLAVVAGQDEATRMWYRVPGVEKPRTPGELDHAGAEWVAASSANWRRADRPDDYTVDRVIIHVVQGSYSTALKVFKDPAHRAATHYVVRKDGHVAQMIRELDVAYQAGNRSYNERGVGIEHEGFVDRPEDFTDKMYESSARLTAGICERYAIPVDRKHIIGHVEVPGTDHTDPGPHWDWDRYMTLVKRARANPDSTPAPSGS; encoded by the coding sequence ATGGGCAAGAGAAGGCGGGGCTCCGTGAGCGGTGGACCCACAGGTGCGGGCAGTGGTGCGGGCGGCGGCGGGGGTACGGCTCCGGGCGGCGAGGGGCCGCGGATCGGGCGGCGGGCGCTGCTGATCGGCGGCGCCGCCGCGGTGGTGGGCGGCGGGACGCTGGCGGTCGTCGCGGGCCAGGACGAGGCCACGCGGATGTGGTACCGGGTGCCGGGGGTGGAGAAGCCGCGCACACCGGGTGAGCTGGACCACGCGGGCGCCGAGTGGGTGGCGGCGTCGTCGGCGAACTGGCGCCGCGCGGACCGGCCCGACGACTACACCGTGGACCGGGTGATCATCCATGTCGTGCAGGGCAGCTACAGCACGGCACTGAAGGTCTTCAAGGACCCGGCGCACCGGGCCGCCACGCACTACGTGGTGCGCAAGGACGGGCATGTGGCGCAGATGATCCGCGAGCTGGACGTGGCGTACCAGGCGGGGAACCGCTCGTACAACGAACGCGGTGTCGGTATCGAGCACGAGGGCTTCGTGGACCGGCCGGAGGACTTCACGGACAAGATGTACGAGTCGTCGGCGCGGCTGACGGCGGGGATCTGCGAGCGGTACGCGATACCCGTCGACCGCAAGCACATCATCGGGCACGTGGAGGTGCCGGGCACCGACCACACGGATCCCGGACCGCACTGGGACTGGGACCGGTACATGACGCTGGTGAAGCGGGCGCGGGCGAATCCGGACAGCACCCCGGCGCCGTCCGGCAGTTGA
- a CDS encoding dihydrofolate reductase family protein, which yields MAQLIYSMITSLDGYAEAAEGGLGTGAEDPEVHTFISDLFRPVGTYLYGRRIYETMVYWETAHTLPDRPPHILQFARDWQAAEKIVYSTTLESVSSERTRIERRFDPDAVRRLKAESDHDITVNGPNLAAQAIAAGLVDEYHLFLTTSVVGGGKRFFPDGVRLDLDLVEERAFDSGLIYARYRTR from the coding sequence ATGGCACAGCTCATCTACTCGATGATCACCTCGCTCGACGGCTACGCCGAGGCGGCGGAGGGCGGTCTCGGGACCGGGGCCGAGGACCCGGAGGTGCACACCTTCATCAGCGACCTCTTCCGCCCCGTCGGCACCTACCTCTACGGCCGGCGGATCTACGAGACGATGGTCTATTGGGAGACCGCGCACACCCTGCCCGACCGGCCGCCGCACATCCTCCAGTTCGCCCGCGACTGGCAGGCGGCGGAAAAGATCGTGTACTCCACGACCCTGGAGTCGGTGTCCAGCGAGAGGACCAGGATCGAGCGGCGCTTCGACCCGGACGCGGTGCGCAGGCTCAAGGCCGAGTCGGACCACGACATCACCGTCAACGGCCCGAACCTCGCGGCCCAGGCGATCGCGGCGGGCCTGGTGGACGAGTACCACCTGTTCCTCACCACGAGCGTGGTCGGCGGCGGCAAGCGGTTCTTCCCCGACGGCGTGCGCCTCGATCTCGACCTGGTCGAGGAACGCGCCTTCGACAGCGGACTGATCTACGCGCGCTACCGGACCCGCTGA
- a CDS encoding cysteine desulfurase family protein: MAYLDHAATTPMLPEAIEAMTARFAETGNASSLHAAGRRARRTVEEAREELAEALGARPSEIVFTSGGTEADNLAVKGLYWSRRDADPARTRVLASPVEHHAVLDAVDWLGEHEGANVEYLPVDRYGRVSPDALREAVERDPDDVALATVMWANNEIGTLLPVPELAEVAAEFGIPLHSDAVQAFGQTEVDFAASGLAAMTVSGHKIGGPYGVGALLLGREYTPVPVLHGGGQERHVRSGTLDVPAIAAFAVAGRLAAERRDRFARDIGALRDELIASVQRAVPDAVLGGDPVHRLPANAHFSFPGCEGDSLLLLLDAQGIECSTGSACTAGVAQPSHVLLATGTDPELARGTLRFSLGHTSTEADVKAVASAIGPAVRRARTAGLS, from the coding sequence ATGGCCTATCTCGATCACGCCGCGACCACCCCGATGCTGCCCGAGGCGATCGAGGCGATGACCGCCCGGTTCGCCGAGACCGGCAACGCGTCCTCGCTGCACGCCGCCGGGCGGCGGGCCCGGCGTACCGTCGAGGAGGCGCGCGAAGAACTCGCCGAGGCCCTCGGCGCCCGGCCCAGCGAGATCGTCTTCACGTCGGGCGGCACGGAGGCCGACAACCTCGCCGTGAAGGGCCTCTACTGGTCCCGCCGCGACGCCGACCCCGCCAGGACCCGGGTGCTCGCCAGCCCCGTGGAGCACCACGCGGTCCTCGACGCCGTCGACTGGCTCGGCGAACACGAGGGCGCGAACGTCGAGTACCTGCCCGTGGACCGTTACGGCAGGGTCTCGCCGGACGCCCTGCGCGAGGCCGTCGAGCGCGACCCCGACGACGTGGCGCTGGCCACCGTGATGTGGGCGAACAACGAGATCGGCACCCTCCTCCCGGTACCCGAACTCGCCGAGGTCGCGGCGGAGTTCGGCATTCCGCTGCACTCGGACGCCGTCCAGGCGTTCGGCCAGACGGAGGTGGACTTCGCCGCGTCCGGACTCGCCGCGATGACCGTCTCCGGGCACAAGATCGGCGGCCCGTACGGGGTCGGCGCACTGCTCCTCGGCCGCGAGTACACCCCCGTCCCCGTCCTGCACGGCGGCGGCCAGGAGCGCCACGTACGCTCCGGGACCCTCGACGTCCCGGCGATCGCCGCGTTCGCCGTCGCGGGGCGGCTCGCCGCCGAACGGCGCGACCGGTTCGCCCGCGACATCGGCGCCCTGCGGGACGAGTTGATCGCCTCCGTACAGAGGGCCGTCCCGGACGCCGTCCTCGGCGGTGACCCCGTCCACCGCCTCCCCGCCAACGCCCACTTCAGCTTCCCCGGCTGCGAGGGCGACTCCCTGCTCCTGCTGCTGGACGCGCAGGGGATCGAGTGCTCGACCGGGTCGGCCTGTACGGCGGGGGTCGCCCAGCCCAGTCACGTCCTGCTGGCCACCGGCACCGATCCCGAACTGGCGCGCGGCACCCTGCGGTTCTCCCTCGGCCACACCTCCACCGAGGCCGACGTCAAGGCGGTCGCCTCGGCGATCGGCCCGGCGGTCCGGCGCGCCCGCACGGCCGGGCTCAGCTGA
- a CDS encoding thioesterase family protein: protein MAQAAQASSADSEFDRDTSVTLREPGVYDADLSPGWAILSAVNGGYLLAIVARALRDALPHPDPFTVTAHYLTPSKPGPAVVRTEAVRTGRTLATGQASLYQYEPDGTEVERVRVLAAYGALDSLTDDVRTSVKPPTLPPPDQCLGTEDGPAAFPGESGFAHRVVVRLDPETAGWAFGAPSGRGEVRGWFSLADHREPDPLSLLLTVDAFPPTAFDLGLMGWTPTVELTTHIRARPAPGPLRVFVTTRNLAGGHLEEDADVWDSADRLVAQSRQLARAPRGAGAPGAR, encoded by the coding sequence ATGGCACAGGCAGCGCAGGCATCCTCCGCGGACAGCGAGTTCGACCGCGACACCTCCGTCACCCTTCGCGAACCGGGCGTCTACGACGCCGACCTCTCCCCGGGCTGGGCGATCCTCTCCGCCGTCAACGGCGGCTATCTGCTGGCGATCGTGGCCCGCGCCCTGCGCGACGCGCTGCCGCACCCCGACCCCTTCACGGTCACCGCCCACTATCTGACCCCGTCGAAGCCCGGCCCGGCGGTCGTCCGTACGGAGGCGGTACGCACCGGACGTACCCTCGCCACCGGCCAGGCGTCGCTCTACCAGTACGAGCCGGACGGCACGGAGGTCGAACGTGTCCGGGTCCTCGCGGCCTACGGCGCGCTGGACTCCCTCACGGACGACGTCCGTACGTCGGTGAAGCCGCCCACGCTGCCGCCGCCGGACCAGTGCCTCGGTACGGAGGACGGGCCGGCGGCCTTCCCGGGCGAGTCGGGCTTCGCGCACCGCGTGGTGGTGCGACTGGACCCGGAGACGGCGGGCTGGGCGTTCGGCGCCCCGTCCGGCCGGGGCGAGGTACGCGGCTGGTTCTCGCTGGCCGACCACCGCGAGCCGGACCCGCTCTCGCTGCTGCTGACGGTGGACGCCTTCCCGCCGACCGCCTTCGACCTCGGGCTGATGGGCTGGACCCCGACGGTCGAGCTGACCACCCACATCCGGGCCCGCCCCGCGCCCGGACCGCTGCGGGTCTTCGTCACCACCCGCAACCTCGCGGGCGGCCATCTGGAGGAGGACGCGGACGTCTGGGACAGCGCGGACCGCCTGGTCGCCCAGTCCCGGCAACTCGCCAGGGCCCCTCGCGGGGCTGGGGCCCCGGGCGCGCGGTAG